The proteins below come from a single Alnus glutinosa chromosome 9, dhAlnGlut1.1, whole genome shotgun sequence genomic window:
- the LOC133877502 gene encoding disease resistance protein RPV1-like — protein sequence MGQSFSVIPPSLKRKRDPESEDQNQQARKVLVVQDPNKEVQSNSTTRTTSSSSQSGWNYDVFLSFRGEDTRKNFTDHLYSALVGVGIRTFRDDEELRSGENISTELLNAICGSRISIVVFSECYASSRWCLDELVEIMHCRNTIGHTLLPIFYHMNPSDVRHQIGTFAKAFAGHEKRFQTDMERVRRWRAALTEAASCSGWDLNNVANGYESRFIKVIVEEVLCKVNPALLNVAKHPIGMKSRVDDIKVLLNLGTRDVRVVGIYGMGGIDKTTLAKAVYNEICDAFEGNSFLSNLKESSEKPDGLIHLQNQLLSDILKMNSKIVNVDRGTNIIQHRIHGKKVLVILDDVDDFGNLHMLVEKHWLGPGSRIIITTRDEHLLTQLEVDEKYEVEILNDWESLQLFNWHAFKMTNPNPNGDYSKLSIEAVNYAGGLPLALEVLGSFLKGRSTAEWKSELDKLQRTPHQKIQKILRISFDSLDRIIKHIFLDIACFFVGMDKEYTIKILDGCNFFPESGIPILIQMSLVTIDYQNKLKMHNLIRDMGREIVCEESPKYPGKRSRLWFYKDVLNVLHKPTGSKKVEGLILNPPLLEDVKLETKAFKKMTNLRLLQINDVQLTGSYECLSKELKWLCWHKCPLKSLPQDFHLENLVILDMQHSKVKRVWKKKNKIFNKLKVLNLSNSKYLTRSPDFSQALQLEVLIFEGCTNLVEVHESIGHLKRLVLLNLENCTNLKYLPRSIFNLESLETLDLSGCLAFEKLPNQQPSSFGLFMNLKTASFSGCSSLITLPNFLHVPHLESLKLDGCTSLVEIHKSIGLLKRLVLLNLRSCVKLRNLPNSISNLESLETLDLWGCFNLENLPEQIGNMTALKKLEVSFTAIKQLPEFSQTSHMEELILETCTSLVKIHESIGHLKGLKLLDLAGCKKLRGLPISCTSNLKSLQNLILSDCSELDKLPEQWGNMMALSCLVADGTTIEQIPLSLGLLSSLSILKLPGCGGMISPHSSNRISLLSISKLCSLTRLDLSCRNLSEDEIPIEFECLSLLEVLDLSRNNFRNLPSCIGRLPKLELLILNECTTLQSISLLCNEFHYHLKANGCTSLERISVLTNESSGYSDLDNLDNWCEMVSTSIDLDNCPKLAEIQNLESLQRIPVYVRMGSCNNLSSDFRESVLPYLLQTMCKTGDADPVVFLPGSEIPNWISHQAIGSSISFCVPPLLEGKIDKVLFCIVYAINKEAPRDILEQSGYLRWKWRFCNKSSRDQSDNWDDWDDVPHTHPITPAFHIFEDHIHALKITDSMWIERLQMNSGDEIEFAVDLQMRHQGFIHNSKMCEIDSQIMEVKRCGIHLSNQ from the exons ATGGGCCAAAGCTTCAGTGTGATACCACCAAGCTTGAAGCGGAAGCGGGATCCTGAATCGGAGGACCAAAACCAGCAGGCTCGCAAGGTGCTCGTAGTCCAAGACCCAAACAAAGAAG TCCAATCAAACTCAACCACAAGAACCACCTCGTCATCTTCTCAATCTGGTTGGAATTATGACGTCTTCTTGAGTTTCAGAGGTGAAGACACTCGCAAGAACTTCACCGATCACCTCTACTCTGCCTTGGTGGGGGTCGGAATTCGTACCTTCCGAGATGACGAGGAGCTTCGAAGTGGGGAGAACATCTCTACCGAACTACTCAATGCAATTTGTGGATCAAGGATTTCCATTGTGGTGTTTTCTGAATGCTATGCTTCTTCAAGGTGGTGCCTTGATGAGCTTGTAGAAATCATGCATTGTAGGAATACCATAGGCCACACTCTTCTTCCAATATTTTATCACATGAATCCCTCGGATGTTCGACACCAGATCGGAACTTTTGCGAAAGCCTTTGCTGGGCATGAAAAGCGATTTCAGACCGATATGGAGAGGGTGCGAAGGTGGAGAGCAGCACTTACTGAAGCTGCAAGTTGTTCCGGCTGGGATCTTAATAACGTTGCAAATGG GTATGAATCAAGATTCATCAAAGTGATTGTTGAAGAAGTTTTGTGTAAAGTGAACCCCGCTCTCTTGAATGTTGCCAAACACCCAATAGGAATGAAGTCTCGGGTTGAtgatattaaagttttattaaatCTTGGAACAAGAGATGTTCGAGTTGTGGGCATTTACGGAATGGGTGGAATAGATAAAACAACCCTAGCAAAAGCTGTCTACAATGAAATATGTGATGCATTTGAAGGAAATAGCTTTCTTTCAAACCTTAAAGAAAGTTCAGAAAAGCCTGATGGTTTAATCCACTTACAAAATCAACTTCTTTCTGATATATTGAAAATGAATTCGAAGATTGTGAATGTTGACAGAGGAACCAATATAATTCAACATAGAATTCATGGAAAAAAGGTTCTTGTTATTCTTGATGATGTGGATGATTTTGGAAACCTACACATGTTAGTTGAAAAGCACTGGCTTGGTCCAGGAAGTAGAATCATTATAACAACTAGAGATGAACATTTGCTAACTCAATTGGAAGTAGATGAAAAATATGAAGTTGAAATACTGAATGATTGGGAGTCTCTTCAGCTTTTCAATTGGCATGCCTTCAAGATGACCAATCCAAATCCAAACGGAGATTACTCAAAGCTTTCGATTGAAGCAGTGAATTATGCCGGAGGACTTCCATTAGCTCTTGAGGTTTTGGGTTCTTTTCTTAAAGGAAGAAGCACTGCTGAATGGAAAAGTGAATTGGACAAATTACAAAGAACTCCtcatcaaaagattcaaaaaataCTTAGAATAAGTTTTGATTCATTGGATAGAATTATAAAGCACATATTCCTTGATATTGCATGTTTCTTTGTCGGTATGGACAAAGAATATACTATCAAAATACTCGATGGTTGTAATTTCTTTCCAGAGAGTGGTATCCCTATTCTCATTCAAATGTCACTTGTGACaattgattatcaaaataagttGAAGATGCATAATCTGATTCGAGATATGGGAAGAGAAATTGTTTGTGAAGAATCGCCCAAATATCCAGGAAAACGCAGCAGGTTGTGGTTTTACAAGGATGTCTTAAATGTACTACACAAACCTACG GGTTCGAAGAAAGTGGAGGGTCTTATCTTAAATCCCCCGCTACTTGAAGATGTAAAACTGGAAActaaagcatttaaaaaaatgacgaATTTGAGATTACTCCAAATCAATGATGTACAACTTACAGGATCCTATGAATGTCTCTCCAAAGAGTTGAAATGGCTTTGTTGGCATAAGTGCCCTCTAAAATCTCTCCCACAAGATTTTCATCTAGAAAACCTTGTTATTCTCGACATGCAGCATAGTAAAGTCAAACGagtttggaagaagaagaataaa ATTTTCAACAAGTTGAAGGTCCTTAATCTTAGCAATTCCAAATATCTCACTAGATCACCAGATTTCTCACAAGCCCTACAATTGGAGGTACTAATATTTGAAGGTTGCACAAACTTGGTTGAGGTTCATGAGTCCATTGGACATCTCAAAAGACTTGTTTTATTGAATTTAGAGAATTGTACAAATCTGAAGTATCTTCCAAGAAGCATTTTTAACTTAGAATCTCTTGAAACTCTTGACTTGTCTGGCTGCTTGGCATTTGAAAAATTACCGAATCAACAACCATCATCCTTTGGTCTTTTCATGAATCTCAAAACTGCATCATTTTCTGGGTGTAGTAGTCTCATCACGTTACCAAACTTCTTACATGTCCCACATTTGGAGAGTCTGAAACTTGATGGTTGTACAAGCTTGGTTGAGATTCACAAGTCTATTGGACTTCTAAAAAGACTTGTTTTGTTGAATTTACGAAGTTGTGTGAAGCTTAGGAATCTTCCAAATAGTATTTCAAACTTAGAGTCTCTTGAAACTCTAGACTTGTGGGGTTGCTTTAATCTTGAAAATTTACCGGAGCAAATAGGGAATATGACGGCTTTAAAAAAGCTGGAGGTGAGCTTCACCGCTATTAAGCAACTACCAGAGTTCTCACAAACCTCACATATGGAGGAACTGATACTTGAGACTTGTACAAGCTTGGTTAAGATCCACGAGTCCATTGGACATCTAAAAGGACTTAAATTACTTGATTTAGCAGGGTGCAAGAAGCTTAGGGGTCTTCCAATTAGTTGTACTTCTAACTTAAAATCTCTTCAAAATCTTATATTGTCTGACTGCTCAGAACTCGACAAGTTACCGGAACAATGGGGGAATATGATGGCTTTAAGCTGTTTGGTTGCAGACGGAACTACTATTGAGCAAATACCATTGTCCTTGGGTCTTTTGAGTAGTCTcagtattttaaaattaccgGGATGTGGAGGAATGATATCACCCCATAGCTCCAACCGCATAAGTTTGCTATCCATTTCTAAATTATGTTCATTGACACGTCTAGATCTCAGTTGCCGCAATTTGTCCGAAGACGAGATCCCCATTGAATTTGAATGTTTATCTTTACTCGAAGTATTGGATTTATCAAGAAACAATTTTCGTAACCTACCTAGTTGCATCGGCCGCCTTCCTAAATTAGAGCTTTTGATTTTGAATGAGTGTACTACTCTTCAATCAATTTCACTACTCTGCAATGAATTTCACTACCATTTGAAAGCAAATGGCTGCACATCATTGGAAAGAATCTCAGTTCTGACGAATGAGAGTTCAGGATATTCTGACCTTGATAATCTCGACAACTGGTGCGAAATGGTGTCCACATCTATTGACCTTGATAATTGCCCCAAACTGGCTGAGATTCAAAATTTGGAGAGTTTGCAACGGATACCAGTTTATGTTAGAATGGGAAGCTGCAACAATCTATCATCTGATTTTAGGGAGAGTGTTCTCCCGTATCTTCTTCAG ACAATGTGCAAGACAGGTGATGCAGATCCTGTCGTTTTCCTCCCCGGAAGTGAGATTCCAAATTGGATTAGCCATCAAGCAATCGGTTCTTCAATATCCTTTTGTGTACCTCCGTTATTGGAAGGTAAAATCGACAAGGTGCTTTTCTGCATTGTTTATGCAATAAACAAGGAAGCACCCAGAGACATATTAGAGCAAAGTGGTTATTTGAGATGGAAATGGAgattttgtaataaaagttcGAGAGATCAGTCCGATAACTGGGATGACTGGGATGACGTGCCACATACTCATCCGATTACCCCAGCTTTTCATATCTTTGAAGATCATATACATGCACTAAAGATTACTGACTCTATGTGGATAGAAAGACTTCAGATGAATAGTGGAGATGAAATAGAGTTCGCCGTCGATCTACAAATGAGGCACCAAGGATTTATTCATAACTCAAAAATGTGTGAAATTGATTCGCAAATAATGGAAGTGAAGAGGTGTGGAATCCATCTGTCGAATcaatga
- the LOC133878606 gene encoding selT-like protein, whose protein sequence is MDRTQLLLVGLPLFLLFSDLVNLFTPPPPPPPKPIPHSHHHHHHHPSPPVTKESLDFPSQTSGVGGIGLGNTVNINFCASCSYRGSAETMKKMLETAFPGIDVVLANYPPSLPKRLLAKVVPFFQMGVVGMVVAGEQIFPMLGVMAPPPWYYSLRANKFGTIATSWLLGNAAQSFLQSTGAFEVYFNDELVFSKLNVGRFPGEIELKTLIGKRLTTTGIADGLGNLWS, encoded by the exons ATGGATCGGACACAGTTGCTTCTGGTGGGATTACCGCTCTTCCTCTTATTCTCTGATCTCGTCAACCTCTTCACTCcgccgccaccaccaccacccaaGCCCATCCCTCACtctcaccaccaccaccaccaccacccgtCACCACCAGTTACCAAAGAAAGCCTGGACTTTCCCTCAcag ACAAGCGGTGTTGGAGGGATTGGTCTTGGCAACACAGTCAACATCAACTTCTGCGCTTCTTGCTCTTACAG AGGTTCTGCGgagacaatgaagaagatgttGGAGACTGCTTTTCCTGGAATTGATGTTGTACTTGCAAATTATCCACCGAGCTTGCCAAAGCGTCTGCTAGCAAAAGTGGTTCCCTTTTTTCAGATGGGTGTTGTTGGAATGGTAGTGGCGGGTGAACAGATCTTTCCAATGCTTGGAGTTATGGCACCGCCTCCTTGGTATTATTCTTTGCGTGCAAATAAATTTGGGACCATTGCAACCTCCTGGCTTCTTGGCAATGCAGCACAGTCCTTCCTGCAAAGCACTGGGGCTTTTGAAGTTTACTTCAACGATGAATTG GTTTTCTCTAAACTGAACGTGGGCAGGTTTCCGGGAGAAATTGAATTGAAAACTCTCATCGGCAAAAGGTTGACTACCACGGGAATTGCAGACGGCCTTGGAAATTTGTGGTCCTAG
- the LOC133878168 gene encoding internal alternative NAD(P)H-ubiquinone oxidoreductase A2, mitochondrial-like, with protein MAWFRSLIRVSGIKPRNRALNPFPLASLACLSTEATTNEYSGLGPTVPQEKPRVVVVGSGWAACRLMKGLDTNLYDVVCVSPRNHMVFTPLLASTCVGTLEFRSVAEPISRIQPAISREPGSYFFLSNCTGIDPDNHSVHCETVTYGSDTLDPWKFKIAYDKLVIALGAQPLTFGIHGVKEHAIFLREVYHAQEIRRKLLLNLMLSDVPGISEEEKSRLLHCVVVGGGPTGVEFSGELSDFITNDVRQTYAHVKDYIHVTLIEANEILSSFDDSLRHYATKQLTKSGVRLVRGIVKDVKAQKLILNDGTEVPYGLLVWSTGVGPSPLVNSLELPKSPGGRIGVDEWLRIPSVQDVFAIGDCSGFLESTGKPTLPALAQVAERQGKYLSHLLNRIGKAGGGHANGANGMELGDPFVYKHLGSMATIGRYKALVDLRQSKEAKGLSMAGFVSWFIWRSAYLTRVVSWRNRFYVAINWLTTFVFGRDISRI; from the exons ATGGCTTGGTTCAGAAGCCTAATCCGAGTGTCGGGCATCAAACCCAGAAACAGAGCGCTGAACCCATTTCCATTGGCTTCTCTGGCGTGCTTGAGCACCGAAGCGACGACCAATGAGTACTCGGGCCTGGGACCCACGGTGCCCCAGGAGAAGCCGAGGGTGGTGGTGGTCGGCTCAGGGTGGGCCGCTTGCAGGCTCATGAAGGGCCTCGACACCAACCTCTACGACGTCGTGTGCGTGTCTCCTCGGAACCACATGGTGTTCACGCCCCTTCTGGCTTCCACCTGCGTGGGGACCCTAGAGTTCAGGTCCGTCGCCGAACCCATCAGCAGGATCCAACCCGCCATCTCTCGCGAACCCGGGTCGTACTTCTTCTTGTCCAATTGTACGGGCATCGATCCCGATAATCATTCG GTGCACTGTGAGACTGTTACTTATGGATCGGACACCCTGGATCCATGGAAGTTTAAGATTGCATATGACAAATTGGTAATTGCTTTGGGGGCACAGCCCTTAACTTTTGGAATCCATGGGGTGAAAGAACATGCGATTTTTCTTCGGGAAGTTTACCATGCCCAGGAAATTCGTAGGAAGCTACTCCTAAACTTGATGCTGTCTGACGTGCCTG GCATTTCAGAGGAAGAGAAAAGCAGACTTCTACACTGTGTTGTTGTGGGAGGTGGTCCCACAGGAGTTGAATTCAGTGGTGAACTAAGTGATTTTATCACCAATGATGTTCGCCAAACATATGCGCATGTGAAAGACTATATCCACGTTACTTTGATTGAG GCAAACGAGATATTATCTTCCTTTGATGATAGCCTCAGGCACTATGCTACTAAACAGTTGACAAAG TCAGGAGTTCGTCTTGTCCGTGGGATTGTCAAGGATGTTAAAGCTCAGAAGTTAATTCTTAATGATGGCACAGAGGTTCCATATGGGCTATTAGTGTGGTCTACGGGTGTTGGTCCCTCTCCTCTTGTTAACTCTCTGGAGCTTCCAAAATCTCCAGGTGGAAG GATTGGTGTTGACGAGTGGCTACGCATTCCTTCCGTACAGGATGTGTTTGCAATTGGTGACTGCAGTGGGTTTCTTGAAAGTACTGGAAAACCAACCCTTCCAGCTTTGGCTCAG gTTGCAGAGCGGCAAGGGAAATATCTATCGCATCTATTGAACAGGATTGGTAAAGCTGGTGGCGGTCATGCCAATGGTGCAAATGGCATGGAACTCGGAGATCCATTTGTTTACAAGCATCTAGGAAGCATGGCAACCATTGGCAGATACAAGGCTCTCGTAGATCTTAGGCAAAGCAAG GAGGCAAAAGGATTATCCATGGCAGGATTTGTCAGTTGGTTTATTTGGCGCTCAGCATATCTGACTCGTGTTGTAAGCTGGAGGAACAGATTTTATGTGGCAATCAACTGGCTTACAACCTTCGTGTTTGGTCGTGATATTAGCAGAATCTAG